One genomic segment of Helianthus annuus cultivar XRQ/B chromosome 14, HanXRQr2.0-SUNRISE, whole genome shotgun sequence includes these proteins:
- the LOC110905027 gene encoding 60S ribosomal protein L15, with amino-acid sequence MGAYTYVSELWRKKQSDVMRFMQRVRCWEYRQLPSIVRVTHPTRPDKARRMGYKAKQGYVIYRVRVRRGGRKRPVPKGIVYGKPTNQGVTQLKFQRSKRSVAEERAGRKLGGLKVLNSYWLNEDSTYKYFEVILVDPAHAAIRNDPRINWICNPVHKHRELRGLTSAGKKYRGLRGKGHLNHKARPSRRATWKRNNTLSLRRYR; translated from the exons ATGG GGGCGTATACGTATGTGTCGGAGCTATGGAGAAAGAAGCAGTCAGATGTCATGAGGTTCATGCAGCGGGTCAGGTGCTGGGAGTACCGTCAGCTTCCTTCCATTGTTCGGGTCACTCATCCTACCCGACCCGACAAGGCTCGCCGAATGGGGTACAAAGCCAAACAG GGCTATGTGATTTATCGTGTACGAGTAAGGCGTGGTGGAAGAAAGAGGCCAGTTCCCAAGGGTATTGTTTACGGAAAACCCACAAACCAGGGTGTGACTCAGCTTAAGTTCCAACGTAGCAAGCGGTCAGTTGCAGAGGAACGAGCCGGAAGGAAGTTAGGTGGTCTTAAGGTCCTCAATTCTTACTGGCTTAACGAG GACTCAACTTACAAGTACTTTGAGGTAATCTTGGTTGACCCTGCACATGCTGCTATCCGTAACGACCCACGGATCAACTGGATCTGTAACCCGGTGCATAAACACAGAGAGCTTCGCGGACTAACATCTGCTGGAAAGAAATACAGAGGTCTGCGTGGAAAGGGACACTTGAACCACAAGGCGCGCCCTTCAAGAAGGGCTACATGGAAAAGGAACAACACTCTTTCTCTTCGCCGTTATCGTTGA